AATATAAAATTTACGAATTAACTTTCCACTGATGGCTTTCGTCTTCAAAAATTTCTTTACCAAAAATAGGACTTTCTGCTTTGATAGTTTCTACCAAATATTCTAAAGCTTTCATTGCTTCTTTTCTTCTAGGCGAAGACACAAAAACAAATAGACAAATTTCACCAGCTTTTACAGCGCCTAAACTGTGGTAAATATGCATGCAGGTAAGTTCAAACTTATCAAAGGTAGCCTCTCTAATTTCGCTAAATTTAGTGTTGGCCATTTCTTCATAAGCAGTATACTCAATAGCTGATACTGTTTTACCATTTATTTCATCAGCCCTTACTTGACCCAAAAAAATATCATGAGCACCTATGCTTGTTTTGGTCTGATGCTTGGCTATAGAATTGGCAATAAAATCTGGAGTAATAGCTCCTTGAATAAATACATTGTGTTTTTTCATGTCTTTTACCTTTATACTTATACAAAGGTAATCATCCTCCAGCAAATGGAGGTAAAAAAGCCAATTCATCTCCGTTTTTTATAGGATAATTTTTAGAGACTATTTTTTGATTTACAGCAATGTTATAAGTGATGTTAGTTAGTGTGGGATATTTGCTAAGGATCTTTTTTTCAATACTTTCTAGAGTGCAATCATCCACTTCTAAAGAAATAGATTCTTGATTTAAGTTGGTTGTTTCTACCAACATTCCAAAGTATTTAATGGTGATTAGCATATGTTGTAGCGTTCTAAATCTTTTGGGGTGTTAATGTTTACTATTTTTTCTTTAATATGGTCTGGGGCAACAATCGTTTTTGCATCTAGTTGTTTGATGACAAAACGTAATTTTTGAATTTTATTTTTAAGAGCTAATTTAAAAATACCTAAACATTTTCGGTTGTATAATGCAATTAAAGGTGTTGTTCTGCTATTACAAATATATTGAACAATATCATGTTTATTGTTGCGCTCATCTAACAAAGGTTTAAAAACTTCAAAATCTACTTTTGGAGCATCGCAACTTACAATAATACTATAGTTGGTTTTACTAGCTTTTAGTCCAGTATATACTGCAGCAACAGGACCGTAATCTTTTACATTGTCTGGAATTCTTTTTACACCAAACTGATCATAAGTTTCGTGATTACTAACAATAATAATTTCATCAACAATAGGGGTTAATTTGTTAATGATGTGTTGAGTGAAGGTAATGTTGTTAAGTGTTAGGGTTCCTTTGTCGGTTCCCATTCTTGTGCTATTTCCACCCGCTAGAATAATTCCAGTAATGTTCTTTTGCATAACAATAGTTGGTTTTAATCAATTATATAGGTTTTTACTTTTTCTCCTTTTTTTACTATTTTAATATCGTCTTCTAAATAAATTAAAGCATTGGCTTGGGCAAAACTATTTAACATGGCAGAGCTTTGACTTCCTAAGATTTCTACACCATTTTGAGTTGTTTTTGCTTTTAAAAACTCTCCTCTAGTTCCTTTTTTTAGGTATTCGTTTTCTAATGTTAATTCTACTGTTGATTTACTGTAATTAGGGTTTCCAATTATTTTTTGTAAAGCAGATTCAATGTAGATATAATAACATGTTAATGCCGAAGCTGGATTTCCAGGAAGTGCAAATACAACTGTATTTTGATTTTTACCAAAAAATAAAGGCTTCCCTGGTTTTTGCTTTATTTTATAAAAAATTTGTTCTGTTTTTAGCTCTAACAAAGCTTTCCCTACAAAATCATAATCACCAACAGATATTCCTCCTGAAATTAATACAACATCACTTTCTTTTAAAGTAGTTGCTAAGGTGTTTTTTGTAGCAGCATAATCATCTTTTACTTTGATGATGTTTGTTTTGTTAAAACCTTTTTTTGCCAAAGCGGTTTGTAGCATAATAGCATTGCTTTCGTAAATTTGTCCAAATTCCAAAGGTGTTCCCGGAGTGACTAATTCATTTCCAGTTACAATAATACTAATGTTGGGTTTTGGATAAATACTTACTTCTGTAATACCTAAGGTTGCTAAAAAACCAATGGCTGCGGGGTTTAGTTTTTCCCCTTTTTGTAAGGCAATTTGTTTTTGTTTAATCTGTTCTCCTTCTAGTCTGATGTTTTTATAATCAGAGAGCGTGTCATCAATTTTTAAAACACCATTGTTAACCTCGGTGTTTTCTTGCATAATAACAGCATTTGCATTTATAGGAGTAGGAGCTCCTGTAAAAATTCTTACAGCTTCTCCTGTGTTTAAGGTTCTTTTGTTGTTGTCTCCAGCTTTTATTTCATCAACCAATTTAAAATTGTTTTGATGTTTGTCGTCATATAAAATAGCGTAACCATCCATGGCAGATTGGTTAAAAGGAGGCATGTTTATAGGAGAGAAAATATCTTCTGCTAAAAACAAATCCAAAGCATCTTTAAGCAAAACTTTTTTAGGTTTTTTGCTTAAAACGTTTGTGTTTACCAAGTTGATGGCTTCTTTAATGCTAACTAAATAATTGTTCATGTCAATAAAATATAGAAGACTAAATTATGATTATTCTGCCAAAACAACTTCCTTAAATTTAGTTTTTGGTGCCTCACAAAGACTACAGCAATAATCGTCTGGTAAGTCTTTAAATGCTATTCCCGGCGCAATGTTTGCTTCTTCATCACCTATTTCATCATCATAGACAGTCATACAGTTACCGCATTGGTAAACAGTTGATTCTAATAGTCCAGAGTCTTTATTTTGTTTAGGTTTTTTTACGTTTTCAGTATTGTTATCTAATTGTTTAAAGTACAATTGACTCAATTGCATTAACAATCCAGGAAGTTCAATTTCTTCTACGTTTTGAGCGTAAGGAATATATTCTCTTGTGTTTGGATCAAAGTTTTTACAATACAATACATTATATGATGCAATGTTTTCGTAGCTATTGGCAATTTTAGGATTTGGATTTTTTTCTACTATCATTGAAGTAAAGTAGTGAGGATCCTCACTTCTTTCATGATATCCAAATGTTAATCCGTAAGTACTAATATCATTTTGATCAAAAGATTTTACAATAAACCTTTTTAATTTTAAAGCTTCTGGGTCACTAACAGGTAAATGCCAGTTTAATTCTAAAGAAGAGTGGCGAACGTTGATTCCTCTTTGTCCTAAAAACTTTTCTAGCATAAACTTATATTCCTTTTCAATACCTTTTACAATAAAAGATTTCCAAGGTGTGATACAAATTTTACTGATTTTGTAATCCATACAAAAATCACAAAAATCATCTAAGAAATTAATATCATATTGATTGTTTCTCCAGTACAATCCTAGCCAATATTGGCTAATTCCCATTTTGTTCATTCCTTCGTAATAGGGGAATGGTCTGTAAGGAATTTTTAATGGTTCTGTAACTACTTTGTTATTAGAGTCTGTTAATTCGGTTACTCTGTTAAATAAATCCTGAACATTATCAAAGTTTTTATATTCTTCTTCAATAATTTTAGCCACTTTAGCTATGTTCCAAGTAAAAACCAATACAGGGTAGGAGATGTCTTTTTCCCAACCCGGTAAGTTTAAATTTACATACCAATAATCCTCGCTTTTTGAAGCAATAAAATTGATGTTTCCTCCATAGATTGGTACCAGGTTTTGTTGAGGATCTACAATGTTGATTTTTAAAGTAGGATTGTATTTAAAATCTTCGTGTAAATACAAATAGGTAGTAGCACTTAACCAAGAAGTTTGTTGAAAAACATCGGCACAAACATATGAAGATACAATGTTTTGATATTTGTGAGTATCATCATCAATATCTTGTTTAAACTCAGGGAAATAAGTTTTTAACAAATGCTGTTGGTTTTCTTTAACAGGTAATAATATATCTTGTCTAGACCCAAAGCTAATAGAAGTTAAATTCAATGCTCTAGCTAGTTGTGTAACTTGCTTTAATTCATTTGGAGTGATAACTCCTCCTTTGATGAAAATTCTTTTTAATCTTTCAATCATGTCTTTTTGTTTAAAGTTTGAAGTTTTGTTTGTAGAAAGTATTATTCAATTTTAATACTAGGTACTAGCTACCAAACATTCCTTCATAATATCTCTAACTTCTGGTTTACAACTTCCACATCCTAAACCTGCTCCGGTAGTTTTACATAATTCAGCAAAGTCTGTACATCCTCCAGATATGGCTTGTTTTAAATTACCATCACCTACTTGGCTACAAGAACAAACTAGTTTACCTATAACAGGTTCTCCACCACCGCTACCACGTAATAATTCATCACGTTTGTCTGATAGTTCTACTTTATCTTCAATTAAAGCTTTGAATTCTGCAAATTCATTTTTATCTCCCATCAATACAGCTCCAACCAAAATATCATCTTTTACTACACATTTTTTGTAGTAACGTTTGCGTTCATCTGTAAGAATAATTTGTTCGTAAGAATTATCTCCTTTTGGAATTTCGATGTTTCCAATACTACATAAATCAAGATTCTCAAACTTTAAAATATTCATCAAAACAGAACCGTCATAAAGACTTCCTAAATCTCCTAAAATAAATTTAGCAGCTACATCTGCTTGTTGTTCAGCAGCAGAAGTAATTCCAAATAACCAACCATTGTATTGAGCAATTTCTCCTAGAGCAAAAATATTTGGGTCACTAGATTGTAAGTGTTGGTTTACTTCAATTCCTCTTCCACAATTTAATTTAATATCTCTACCTAATTCAATATTTGGAATGGTACCAATGGCATAAACAATAGCATTGGTTTTAATAATTTTTCCAGTTTTTAATCTTACTTCTAATTCTGTATCTTTTTCAGTTTCAAAAACAGTATCTACCTCGTTGTTATAGTGTATTTGAATTCCTCTTTCTTGAACATCTTGTCCTAATAATCTACTAGAAACTAAATCTAATTGACGTTCCATCAATCTGTTGGCACGTTGGATAATGCTAGATTTGATATCTATTTTAGAAAGTGATGCAGCCAATTCTAAACCAAGTAAACCACCACCAACTATAGTTACGTGTTGTTTGTGTTGTGGAAGACCAGTTCTTTCTAAGTGATTTTTTAAGTCATCTGCATCTTTTTTAGTACGCATGGTAAATGCTCCAGGCATATCTAATCTACAGTCTTTAGGAACAAAGGCTCTACTTCCTGTAGCGATGATTAAAATATCGTATTGATGAGTGTTTCCATTGCTGTCTACAATTGTTTTTTCTTCTCTATTTACTTTTACTATACTACAGCTAGCGTGTAAGGTAACTTTTAATTTATCTAGTTCCCCAGCTTTAATTTTTTGAAGTTGCTCCCAGGTCATTTCTTCATTAATATATTCTGGGAGCATTACACGGTTGTAGAATGGGTAAGGTTCTAAAGAAAAAACATCTAGTTCGTCTTCTGTATTGTGTTCTCTATAGGTTTGGATAAATCTATATGAAGCTGAGCCTGCACCAATTAAACAGATTTTTTGTTTTTCTTTTTTAAACTTGGTTACTTGCGCAACAGCATGTTTAAAGTCTGGTTCTTTAGAAATAGGATCAATTAATTCGTTGGTTAAATTGTTAGCACGTCCAAAATCAGAACCAGAAACTCTACCAAAATGCATTGGCATAAATATAGCTCCTTTCTTGATGTCTTTGTTGATGACAGCTTTTACTCTAGCAGTTCCACGATTGTTTTTAACTACAACAATATTTCCTTCTTCAATTCCTCTAGCTTTAGCATCCTCTTCATTTATCTCTACATAAGGACCACTAATATGGGTTAGCAAACGTTTTACTTTTCCTGTTTTGGTTCTAGTATGCCATTGGTCACGAATACGACCAGTGTTTAAAATCAAAGGAAACTCCTCTGTAGGTTGTTCCGATTGATTATAAATATTTTGAGGAACGTTAAAGTTGGCTTTACCGTCTTTTGTGTAAAATTGTTTATCAGTAAATAATCTAGGAGTTCCCTTGCTATCTTCTGTAGGGAATGGCCATTGAACGGTACCTAAATCTTTTAATTTTTGATATGATAAACCAGAGATGTCAATATTAGTCCCCTTGGTCATCAAGCAATATTCTTTATAAACTTCTTCGGCATTATTGTAGTTAAAACCTTTGTAGTTCATGGCTTGAGCAAAACGCCATAATATTTCTACATCAGGTAAAGCTTCACCCGGTGGATCAATTCCTTTTTCTAAATAAGAAATTCTACGTTCTGAGTTAGACATGGTTCCTTCTTTTTCTAACCATCCAGCCGCAGGTAATAATAAATCTGCATATTTGGTGGTTTCAGCATTGTGAGAAATGTCTTGTACTACCACAAATTTTGCTTTCTTAAGAGCCCTTTCTACTTTATTAGAGTTTGGTAAACTTACAACAGGGTTGGTACAAATTATCCAAATAGCTTTTAAATCACCTTTATCTAAAGCGTCAAACATTTGTGTTGCAGTATATCCTGGTTTTGGAGAAATAGGGTTACTCTTCCAGTATTCAGCAACTTCTTTTCTGTGTTCAGGGTTTTCTAAGTCTTTATGGGCAGCTAGTAAACTAGCCATTCCACCAACTTCTCTACCACCCATAGCATTTGGTTGTCCTGTTAAGGAGAATGGTCCAGAACCTGGTTTTCCTATTTGTCCTGTAACTAATGAAATATTTAATAGAGATACATTTTTATCAACACCGATAATACTTTGGTTTAATCCCATGGTCCACATACTAATGAATCCTTTGGCATCTCCAATATATTTTGCAGCTAGTTTAATATCAGCTAATGATACATCACAAATTTTTGCAGCGTCTTCTAAAGAGGTTTCAAATACTTGCTTTTTAACATCTTCAAAATTGTTGGTGTGATTTAAAATAAAATCAATATCAATTTTATTTGTTTCTATTAATTCACGAATAATAGCATTGTTTAAAACAACATCTGTTCCTTGTTGAATTTGTAAATGTAAATCTGCAATGGCAGCGGTTTGTGTTTTTCTTGGGTCAACAACAATAAATTTGGTGTCAGGATTCGCTTCTTTATGAGCTTCTAACCTTCTGTATAAAATAGGATGACACCAAGCAGGGTTTGCTCCAGTAATTAAAAAAGTATCTGCCAATTCAATGTCAGCATAAGCAATAGGAACAGCATCTTCACCTAAGGCTTTTTTATAACCCACAACTGCAGAACTCATACATAGTCTTGAGTTGGTGTCAATATTGTTAGTTCCAATAAATCCTTTGGTAAGTTTGTTTACCAAATAGTATTCTTCGGTTAAACATTGTCCAGATACATAAAAACCTACACTGTCTGGTCCGTGTTTTTTGATGATAGATTTAAAAACGGCTGCGGCTCTTTCAAAAGCAGTGTCCCAAGAAACTCTTTTTAATGGATGGTTTTTACTCCACTTCATTTCAGGGTGCAAAATTCTATCTGTAGTGTCTTGAGCAACATAATGAAGGTTCATTCCTTTTGAACAAAGCATTCCTTTGTTTACAGGATGTTCGGTGTCTCCCGTCACTTTTAATGTTCCGTTATTATCTTTATTTACGATGATCCCACAACCCACACCACAGTAGGAACAAGTTGTTTTATATGTTTTATTTGCAGACATGTGATTCATTTTTTTGAAGAATACTTATGCAAATATACTAAAATTACGTACACATTAAGTATATATACGTAGTTTTATATTGGAAAAATAAAACAAATATTATTTTTTAGGGCGGTACCTCAACTCTCCTAGCTCTATGTTAATGGCTACTTTTGATAGAATGGTAAAAATAAAAATACCCATAGCCCATATTCCTAAAGTAACCCCAATTTCTACGCCTGTTGGGCTGTACTCTACAATTGCTCCATAAGGTCCTGGTATAAATCCAGGGATAATTAATCCAAATCCTTTTTCTATCCAAATAGCAATAAACAGTATAAAACAACAGAAGTATAAGACTTTAAAGTTGTTACGTAGTTTTGTAAAAAGTAGCATTATGGTTGCAAGTACATTTAATGGAATTGAAGTCCAAATCCAAGGTAACAATGCATTTTTACCTTCTAGTCCAAAAAATAAGTAAAAAGCACTTTCACTATGATGGGTTGGAGCATAAAACTCTTTAAAAAGTTCTGAAACCAACATGATTAAATTGATTTGCGCAGCAACAGTAACAATTAAGGCTATTTTTTTGATGGTTTTATCAGCAATGTTAAATTTAGTATGACTTCTAATTACTGCTAATACTAGTATAATTAATGCAGGTCCAGCAGCAAAAGCTGATGCTAAAAATCTTGGTCCTAAAAGGGCATTGTTCCAAAATGGTCTTGCCTGAAGACCTTGGTATAAAAAGGCTGTTACTAAGTGAATTCCAACTGCCCAAAATACAGATAGAAACGCCCCAGGAACATAAACTTTTGGGTTTGATTCTTTATTTTGATAATGTCTAAAAAGAATGTAAAGAGGAATGGTGATATTGATAAATAAATAACCATTTAGCACAATAACATCCCAAGTAAGCATAGAGTTAGGAAAATTAAAAACTCCAATACCTGGTATCATGTGCCATAAAACTCCAGGTCCTCCCATATCTGCAATAACAAAAGCCAAACACATTAATAAAGCAGAAACTGCTAGTCCTTCTCCAATTAGTACTGCTCTTTTAAAGTCAATATCTTTTAGTACATAAGTAGGCATCACTAGCATTACTGCGGCAGCGGCTACTCCAACTAAAAATGTAAAGTTAGATATGTATAATCCCCAACTTACACGGTCGTTCATTCCTGTGGCTCCTAATCCGTGTTCTAGTTGTATAGAGTAGCAATACATTCCAACTAACATAACAATAGATAGGAATCCCATCCATAAATGGTATTTTACAGATCCTGTTGTGATAAGGTTTAAACTGTCTAACGTTAGGTTTTTAAAGACTTTCAAAATTTTCATTGAATTGTAAGTTTAATTTGTGTTTAAGAAAGATTTAGGTTAATCCATATAGTACCAAAATTTAGGCTCAGTTCCTAAATCTTCTTTTAGCCTAAATACTTTTTTGTTTTCTAAAACCCATCTTATGGTGCTGTTAGGGTCTAGTAAATTACCAAATACTCTAGCTCCAGTTGGACATGCTTCTACACAGGCAGGGTTTTGTCCTTCTCTAGATCTTTGTATACAGAAGGTACACTTTTCCATTACTCCTTTTTTGCGAAGTCTGTTTCCTAAATAGTGTTGTTCTTTGTTTACTTCTTCTTCTGGTACTTCGGGAGTTTTCCAGTTAAATCGTCTTCCATCATAAGGACAAGCAGCCATACAATATCTACAACCTACACACCAGTCGTAGTCAATAACAACAATACCGTCTTCTTCTTTCCATGTTGCTTTTACTGGGCAAACTTCAATACAAGGAGGATTATCACAATGAAAACACTGGGTTCCCATGTAAAAATGACCAGCAGCAGGAACTTCGTGATAGTAATTGTCGTCAGATTCTCCAAAATTAAATCCCTTTCCTTCTTCCATTTCATGAATACGGATGTATTGCATCTGAGATTCTCTATCTTGATTGTTTTCTTCAACACAAGCATTTACACAATCCATATATCCTTGACATTTGGAAATGTTAAAAGCGTATCCAAATAAAGTATCTTCTTCTGCACCTTTAGAAGACATGTTTAAAGTTTTTCCAGTTCTAAGTTCGTAAGAACGTTCTAATCTTGTAACCGTTGCCTTTTTTTCTTCATCGGTCATTAGTTTGTAATTTCCTTTGAATTGCTCTTCCCAATCTATTTGTGCTTTTTCTTTAGATTCATCACTAGAGGTAATGCTACAAGAGGTACTTACTGCTCCGGCACCAATAAGTAAACTAGCGGTTAGTTTTTTAAAAGCGTCACGTCTGTCCATTTTTACATTAAACACTTGGTCGTAACCGTCTAGGTGTTTTTGTGCTTCGGGAATTTCTGGTGTTTCAGGTGATGAAGATTTACAACCACCATTCCCACCACTTCCGCAACTACAATTGTGTTGAAGTGATTTGTTTTTATGTCTTCCTAAGTTTAGTGAGTACCACTTATTAGTATCGTTGCTCATGGTCGTAGTGTTTAGTTTCTTTCTTTAACTTTTTGAGTATTGTATCTGGCAGGCCATTTAGAAGGAATTTTTGGGTTGTGTGGATTATGGCAATTCACACAAGTCATAGATGCTCTAGGAGGTGCCCAACTACCAATTCTTTTTCCATGAGCCCCGCCTGCCCAATCTTTGTATTGTTGATTATGGCATTGACTACATAGGTTATAGCTATTGTTCAGGTCTATTTTTTTACCAGTAAAACTTGTTAGGCTATTGATGTCTTCTTTGTTGTGACAAGTAGTACAATTCATAGTGTTTTCATTAGCATGTTGTAATTTAATGTTCCAATGTGCTTTTTGATAATCAACACCTTTCATTTTTTCTAATGGCTTGGTATGGCATTCTGTACAAGCGTATAGTTCTATTTTTCCTTTGCGCTCTGGAATTAAAAAAGTGTGTCCGTTTTCAGTTACTTCAATAAGATCTAAATTTTTGATGTACTTTTCTGATGTTATACTGTTCCCATCATAACTTTTACTTAAATCTTCTATTTTGTCTCTAATCGTATGGTACTCATGATGCTCTTCTTTACAGGCAATTGAGTTGATGGCTATTAAGAATGACAATAGCAAGTAGATATGTTTTTTATAGTGTACCATTATGGTTTTCTTTTAAAGATTCCGATATCAATAGTTTCTTTATTGTTAATCACATGACATTGACGACAATTAATTCTTTCCGGATGTGTGGTTCTAATTTCTTTTGGAGCACTAGGCCCAGCATGACAGGCCAAACAATTTTCTCTCATTTGTAATTGATGAGGAATGGCTGGTGGACTTCCGGGTAGATAATTATTAGCTCCTTTTCCTACATTAGGTGCGGGGATTTTAATAAAATTAG
Above is a genomic segment from Wenyingzhuangia fucanilytica containing:
- a CDS encoding multiheme c-type cytochrome, coding for MVHYKKHIYLLLSFLIAINSIACKEEHHEYHTIRDKIEDLSKSYDGNSITSEKYIKNLDLIEVTENGHTFLIPERKGKIELYACTECHTKPLEKMKGVDYQKAHWNIKLQHANENTMNCTTCHNKEDINSLTSFTGKKIDLNNSYNLCSQCHNQQYKDWAGGAHGKRIGSWAPPRASMTCVNCHNPHNPKIPSKWPARYNTQKVKERN
- a CDS encoding rubredoxin codes for the protein MIERLKRIFIKGGVITPNELKQVTQLARALNLTSISFGSRQDILLPVKENQQHLLKTYFPEFKQDIDDDTHKYQNIVSSYVCADVFQQTSWLSATTYLYLHEDFKYNPTLKINIVDPQQNLVPIYGGNINFIASKSEDYWYVNLNLPGWEKDISYPVLVFTWNIAKVAKIIEEEYKNFDNVQDLFNRVTELTDSNNKVVTEPLKIPYRPFPYYEGMNKMGISQYWLGLYWRNNQYDINFLDDFCDFCMDYKISKICITPWKSFIVKGIEKEYKFMLEKFLGQRGINVRHSSLELNWHLPVSDPEALKLKRFIVKSFDQNDISTYGLTFGYHERSEDPHYFTSMIVEKNPNPKIANSYENIASYNVLYCKNFDPNTREYIPYAQNVEEIELPGLLMQLSQLYFKQLDNNTENVKKPKQNKDSGLLESTVYQCGNCMTVYDDEIGDEEANIAPGIAFKDLPDDYCCSLCEAPKTKFKEVVLAE
- a CDS encoding 4Fe-4S dicluster domain-containing protein, producing the protein MSNDTNKWYSLNLGRHKNKSLQHNCSCGSGGNGGCKSSSPETPEIPEAQKHLDGYDQVFNVKMDRRDAFKKLTASLLIGAGAVSTSCSITSSDESKEKAQIDWEEQFKGNYKLMTDEEKKATVTRLERSYELRTGKTLNMSSKGAEEDTLFGYAFNISKCQGYMDCVNACVEENNQDRESQMQYIRIHEMEEGKGFNFGESDDNYYHEVPAAGHFYMGTQCFHCDNPPCIEVCPVKATWKEEDGIVVIDYDWCVGCRYCMAACPYDGRRFNWKTPEVPEEEVNKEQHYLGNRLRKKGVMEKCTFCIQRSREGQNPACVEACPTGARVFGNLLDPNSTIRWVLENKKVFRLKEDLGTEPKFWYYMD
- a CDS encoding molybdenum cofactor biosynthesis protein MoaE codes for the protein MKKHNVFIQGAITPDFIANSIAKHQTKTSIGAHDIFLGQVRADEINGKTVSAIEYTAYEEMANTKFSEIREATFDKFELTCMHIYHSLGAVKAGEICLFVFVSSPRRKEAMKALEYLVETIKAESPIFGKEIFEDESHQWKVNS
- a CDS encoding nitrate reductase, coding for MSANKTYKTTCSYCGVGCGIIVNKDNNGTLKVTGDTEHPVNKGMLCSKGMNLHYVAQDTTDRILHPEMKWSKNHPLKRVSWDTAFERAAAVFKSIIKKHGPDSVGFYVSGQCLTEEYYLVNKLTKGFIGTNNIDTNSRLCMSSAVVGYKKALGEDAVPIAYADIELADTFLITGANPAWCHPILYRRLEAHKEANPDTKFIVVDPRKTQTAAIADLHLQIQQGTDVVLNNAIIRELIETNKIDIDFILNHTNNFEDVKKQVFETSLEDAAKICDVSLADIKLAAKYIGDAKGFISMWTMGLNQSIIGVDKNVSLLNISLVTGQIGKPGSGPFSLTGQPNAMGGREVGGMASLLAAHKDLENPEHRKEVAEYWKSNPISPKPGYTATQMFDALDKGDLKAIWIICTNPVVSLPNSNKVERALKKAKFVVVQDISHNAETTKYADLLLPAAGWLEKEGTMSNSERRISYLEKGIDPPGEALPDVEILWRFAQAMNYKGFNYNNAEEVYKEYCLMTKGTNIDISGLSYQKLKDLGTVQWPFPTEDSKGTPRLFTDKQFYTKDGKANFNVPQNIYNQSEQPTEEFPLILNTGRIRDQWHTRTKTGKVKRLLTHISGPYVEINEEDAKARGIEEGNIVVVKNNRGTARVKAVINKDIKKGAIFMPMHFGRVSGSDFGRANNLTNELIDPISKEPDFKHAVAQVTKFKKEKQKICLIGAGSASYRFIQTYREHNTEDELDVFSLEPYPFYNRVMLPEYINEEMTWEQLQKIKAGELDKLKVTLHASCSIVKVNREEKTIVDSNGNTHQYDILIIATGSRAFVPKDCRLDMPGAFTMRTKKDADDLKNHLERTGLPQHKQHVTIVGGGLLGLELAASLSKIDIKSSIIQRANRLMERQLDLVSSRLLGQDVQERGIQIHYNNEVDTVFETEKDTELEVRLKTGKIIKTNAIVYAIGTIPNIELGRDIKLNCGRGIEVNQHLQSSDPNIFALGEIAQYNGWLFGITSAAEQQADVAAKFILGDLGSLYDGSVLMNILKFENLDLCSIGNIEIPKGDNSYEQIILTDERKRYYKKCVVKDDILVGAVLMGDKNEFAEFKALIEDKVELSDKRDELLRGSGGGEPVIGKLVCSCSQVGDGNLKQAISGGCTDFAELCKTTGAGLGCGSCKPEVRDIMKECLVAST
- a CDS encoding MoaD/ThiS family protein, producing the protein MLITIKYFGMLVETTNLNQESISLEVDDCTLESIEKKILSKYPTLTNITYNIAVNQKIVSKNYPIKNGDELAFLPPFAGG
- the glp gene encoding gephyrin-like molybdotransferase Glp, producing MNNYLVSIKEAINLVNTNVLSKKPKKVLLKDALDLFLAEDIFSPINMPPFNQSAMDGYAILYDDKHQNNFKLVDEIKAGDNNKRTLNTGEAVRIFTGAPTPINANAVIMQENTEVNNGVLKIDDTLSDYKNIRLEGEQIKQKQIALQKGEKLNPAAIGFLATLGITEVSIYPKPNISIIVTGNELVTPGTPLEFGQIYESNAIMLQTALAKKGFNKTNIIKVKDDYAATKNTLATTLKESDVVLISGGISVGDYDFVGKALLELKTEQIFYKIKQKPGKPLFFGKNQNTVVFALPGNPASALTCYYIYIESALQKIIGNPNYSKSTVELTLENEYLKKGTRGEFLKAKTTQNGVEILGSQSSAMLNSFAQANALIYLEDDIKIVKKGEKVKTYIID
- the mobA gene encoding molybdenum cofactor guanylyltransferase, which gives rise to MQKNITGIILAGGNSTRMGTDKGTLTLNNITFTQHIINKLTPIVDEIIIVSNHETYDQFGVKRIPDNVKDYGPVAAVYTGLKASKTNYSIIVSCDAPKVDFEVFKPLLDERNNKHDIVQYICNSRTTPLIALYNRKCLGIFKLALKNKIQKLRFVIKQLDAKTIVAPDHIKEKIVNINTPKDLERYNIC
- the dsrP gene encoding sulfate reduction electron transfer complex DsrMKJOP subunit DsrP yields the protein MKILKVFKNLTLDSLNLITTGSVKYHLWMGFLSIVMLVGMYCYSIQLEHGLGATGMNDRVSWGLYISNFTFLVGVAAAAVMLVMPTYVLKDIDFKRAVLIGEGLAVSALLMCLAFVIADMGGPGVLWHMIPGIGVFNFPNSMLTWDVIVLNGYLFINITIPLYILFRHYQNKESNPKVYVPGAFLSVFWAVGIHLVTAFLYQGLQARPFWNNALLGPRFLASAFAAGPALIILVLAVIRSHTKFNIADKTIKKIALIVTVAAQINLIMLVSELFKEFYAPTHHSESAFYLFFGLEGKNALLPWIWTSIPLNVLATIMLLFTKLRNNFKVLYFCCFILFIAIWIEKGFGLIIPGFIPGPYGAIVEYSPTGVEIGVTLGIWAMGIFIFTILSKVAINIELGELRYRPKK